ACGACTCCTCCACATTCCACATTACCAGTTGAGACCATTTCTGTTGGCAGTCGTTGAGCCGCTTTCCTTCTTTGGGTTTGATTAGAGAATGCAGTCGGAAAGTCCTCGTTAACATTTTGGGATAATTTGCTCATCTGTCCAATAACGAAATGCGATTTCCGCACTTGAGCTACTTCGCCAGCAAACATTGTCCCCAACGTGGCCCTTTAGCTTTACTCCAGATCAGTGgtttccaacattttttggatcatgaacctcgtttgatatcaagaatttctggcgaccctaaatcattttttttttttttttttgcagaattgCTTCTTGATCACGTTATTGGGTTGATGACGTGACGCCTAAATATCGTGTCCAACTGCATTCTTTTAGTTAAGAGTTTTAAATTCATAAAAAGCTACCAAATATGAGGTCACTTATGGTAGTATATATGCGCTCACATagattttttcttcttaaatgttacttactaaattacttctgtTATTCAGTGTCAAAATTTCATGTGGTGCAActgtctggccatgactgctgttttgaaaaaatcGAATCAAAAAAATGTTCTGCCCTATTTTCGTGATATATTATtaagatttcaaagtatttctatatttattcccattataatattcatgcaaaccttgcccgatGAAGCTCATTTTATGAAATACAATCGTAACCATAGGGGTGGTGATAGATCACCTTTATTGTTGTCACATATGTATacgtacatactgtacattaaatGTGAAGCAGGAGCAGTTATTGTTAATATAAGAGaatgatcaacatcccacagtgatggtccAGGTGAGATTCGATTATTGTTACAAAttgaataatatattattattcaaaaataacttgctggaattattagaACTTTAAAAGTGCAATATGCATTGATTTACTCATAAAGGAccattactgtttttttaaagcatggTTTATTCAGAAAATAAAAGAGTATTCCTTAACTTTTTTCACACCAAGTCAGTTCATTTCTAGTTTTAACCTGCGTGTCGCTCACACTGGTGTAAACCTGCTACGGTTCAGATCAGACGGTGCTCTTTATTGGCTGAGAAAGCCCTCGGGGGGCAAATCCCCTCACTCATAAAACCTCCCTGAAAACGGAAGAACGAGGCCGACTCCATCCACACCTCTGAGTGCCAGCAGTCTAACAATGCCCTCTCTATTCTCTATTCTTGTTGCCATAGCGTGGGTTGAGATGGTTCAGCTCGAGTCTCACATGACTAATAATAACCCGTCTCATCGCAGGTTTCCAAGATAGATTCCCTCAGAAGTAAAGTGGACTTGCTGCGCCTCCCTCTGACCCTCTCCTCCAAGTCCATCAGCAACTGCAAAGGTCACTTGGGTGTGATCTGGGAGAAAGGCGGCGGCCCGGGGACGGGAGTGGCCCGAAAGCTCCGCCCACCGCCGGCCTCGGACATGGACAACGAGTCGACGTACTCGGGCTACTCCTACAAGTCGTCCCACTCACGAAGCTCTCGCAAACACAGGTAGAGGAAAACCATTCTTTTCCTATTTCCACTCCTTATTGAATGaaacataaactttttattttatgtttagtttAATTCTCtcaagtggttctcaacctgttttgggtcgtgaccccactTTGATATCCCTattttctggcgaccccagaaacataactttttgatcatgtttgtgttACGAGTTGCACTATGGTGACAAGATATAAAAATATGTGCGCTGTCACATCGGCAGCTCAGCccattttttattacattttacctttttctggaactacaccaaacttcccATATTTgatcctattttcatcactctttattgccatatttttgcatttttgctacattactcccatttctaccacttctccatcaaatttcaatgccttttctgcacattttttttctaatttcaagccatttttggcacttatataAACCCTTTAcaacacttttccacctaatgtggcatatgttgacccattgttgtcacttttcacctcatttcaccatatttcatgattattttttaaccacatgcctattatttgcctGTTTagactaattgttcctactttttaaattacatgacCCCATCCCCctcttttaagccaatattgacgcTTTCAACCCTTTTTCTGCCCGTTTTTTGGCTACTCTaatgtttttagatttagatcagGCCCTACATACTTTTAAAACAGCAAAGAAAGACAATAATAAACGTCAGTACATTGTCAGAGATGCTCATTTTCACATCAGTTTTTAACCACCATGTAGTTGAGCATCCACAGggggaaaataaaaattaaatattacagAGTTATCAGTCCATTAGACTCTGTCTGATTATAGAAGGAATAAAATACTTGTGCCATCAGAAaagtttgcaacttttaaccaaagtTTAACCAATAAATCCcgtttcaccaccttttccaccatttttggtcactttcaacccattttatttctgattaaaagaaggatttacatcttaaaGATAACTATataaatcaggggtcaccaacttgCTGCCCACAAGGACCAGGTAGCCCGTATGGACGTTGTGAGGGGCCCTCGGGAggtctagtcaccaatgagccccatctaaaatctgatttactttccaggattcaaactcccAAAGATGCATACATACAACAGTAGTTAGTGCTTAGTacagttaaatactgctgagaAAGGTTTAGAATTGAATTAACcatctttacatttttattttcacagaaacattgtcacaaatgtttttaaatattgcagatctggtgtatggtcagtggtatgttatatactgtatataatataatatataagatatatttttaaaaatgcaaggtgAATTTTCAATAAAAAGTAATCAAAATGAAACGATTGAAGGAAttgggagaaataaagtgtttcatgttgaaacctcaacatttcctacctttttgaccctcctattatcctcagaTATTactaaacacattttaccctcgaggtcaatctgaccccagagaTATTTGCTTCCAAAAGATGATTTTCAGGTAATTGTTGACCAactttttgtgtcaggcactttgtttatttgttgaatacatacatTTCCCCACAGCTacaacagcttggggtcaaattgaccccagaggaacaccaatgcatgcaatatgtgttcagcacattgaaaaaaacatcatCATGATAGTTTTATGCTttatcaattgtacccatcaatttaggaaaagtcatgaaatatgaagcaaaaaatgtttgaatgacaaacattgaatggggtcaaattgacacTGTGGTACAATTGTTTCTCTCCAGAGAACGAAGGGACCGGCACCGCTCCAAGAGTCGAGACAAGTCTGTGGTGATCCAGGCTCCAGGAGAACCTCTGCTGGACACGGAGTCGACCCGTGGAGACGACAGGGTGACCCTTTCTCCCTCTGTTAACGCGTGTAACACTGATGTCAGGATCTCCAACGGTACCGTCTGATTTCAGGATGACAACTGGGGCGAGACCACCACGGTGGTGACGGGGACGTCCGTGGACAGCGTCTCCAACGAGGACCTGACGCGGATCACCAAGGACCTAGAGGACACGTCTCCGCTGCAGTGCCGGCGCTACGTCAGCCCGGCTCTGGGCGCCGTCCTGGGACTCTTCTCGTTGGTGACGCCCCTGGCCTTCCTGGCCCTACCGCAGCTCCTGTGGAGAGACGAACTGGAACCGTGTGGGACGCCGTGCGAAGGCCTCTACATTTCTCTGGCCTTTAAGCTGCTAATCCTGCTCATCTCCACGTGGGCGCTGTTCCTGCGCCCGCCCCGGGCCTCGCTGCCACGTTTCTTTGTGTTCCGCTGCCTCTTACTGGCACTGGTCTTCCTTTTCGTGGCGTCCTATTGGCTGTTCTACGGGGTTCGAGTGCTGGAGCCCAAGGAGACGGACTACAGGGGGATCGTGGGCTACGCAGCCTCTTTGGTGGATGCGCTGCTGTTCATCCAGTACCTGGCACTGGTTCTGTTGGAGGTCCGACACCTGCAGCCTGCGTTCTGTCTGAAGGTGGTGAGGACGACAGATGGAGTCAGTCGCTTCTACAACGTGGGACATCTCAGGTTAACGCACAGACCACGACGTTTTCTACTTAGAGTCGCTTCCTCC
This window of the Gouania willdenowi chromosome 18, fGouWil2.1, whole genome shotgun sequence genome carries:
- the LOC114480043 gene encoding vang-like protein 2 — protein: MDNESTYSGYSYKSSHSRSSRKHRERRDRHRSKSRDKSVVIQAPGEPLLDTESTRGDDRDDNWGETTTVVTGTSVDSVSNEDLTRITKDLEDTSPLQCRRYVSPALGAVLGLFSLVTPLAFLALPQLLWRDELEPCGTPCEGLYISLAFKLLILLISTWALFLRPPRASLPRFFVFRCLLLALVFLFVASYWLFYGVRVLEPKETDYRGIVGYAASLVDALLFIQYLALVLLEVRHLQPAFCLKVVRTTDGVSRFYNVGHLSIQRAAVWVLDQYYTDFPVHNPALLNLPKSILTKKLSAFKVYSLGEENGTNNSSGQSRAMIAAAARRRDNSHNEFYYEEAEVERRVRKRKARLVVAVEEAFTHIKRHQDAADTPTSSPKHPREVMEPREAAQAIFAPMARAMQKYLRATRQQSYHTMESIINHLQFCVTHNMTPKAFLERYLVLGPTLQYVDSGSGRQWTLLSEEAVTAPLRRGQVFSLKRPDFSLVVTVTSLPLLRLSEEFVDPKSHKFVMKLQSETSV